In one window of Littorina saxatilis isolate snail1 linkage group LG11, US_GU_Lsax_2.0, whole genome shotgun sequence DNA:
- the LOC138980327 gene encoding fibrillin-1-like isoform X2, with amino-acid sequence MPGGKMFSLAALLCVILHVQHTQGISCGSQALNSSHSDDDLTQVDPDHHACCGAQPYDNRTHFCCGGTLKESTYEGCCGNETYNRGSHICCEGLIKLGVTWYHGCCGAEVFDSETHICCNGTLQPRGAYDRCCGNETYSSATHTCCEGKVHPGGPYQVCCGPEVFNYRMKLCCNGTLHEKKKTHNYCCGNKTYNYNTHTCCGGTLKTASGRYRLCCGTELYNYMTDTCCDGVLFKNESYDNFCCGNLTFNYQTHTCCRGKIQPGGSNYGCCGTQIYNYRTQRCCGTTVYNSATHTCCGDKIHTGGYQSCCGTDKYDSTSYLCCYGVLRARGANNSCCGTQGYNSATHTCCKTKILSGGAYRYCCGNQVYNYNTQQCCGDTVQPKTTYSSCCGRQTYNRFTNTCCAGKIQSGGQYQHLCCYGTLQTKGTNNTCCGTKGYDTMTHTCCNGFVKPGGFYHRCCGTGLYDSTTQLCCESTPREKGTHNSCCLNQTYNSYTHTCCSGKILPGGSYHRCCGSRVYDSRTQLCCAGITREKGTYSSCCGNQAYNRITHSCCAGIIKSGGTSSGCCGTETYSYSTQRCCGYQSVYNRTTHNCCNNKIQSGGPNHGCCATEVYDSRLHLCCYGTLHQRGTNNGCCGTQSYNTTTHTCCRGEIKPGGGYHSCCGTEVYDSRTKLCCGGAIQSRGTHNSCCGTKTYTSATHTCCNSNIVPGGSYHRCCGNGTYNYRTQTCCAETARDTVGYNDRCCGADIYNYRTQSCCITQVYNAASQICCGGKLQSGGTNRYCCGMKAYNSITHLCCSTMLREKGTNNSCCGTQSYNTTTHLCCRYMLRERGANNSCCGTKPYNRTTHTCCVSGQVLPGGSSYSCCGSHTYYRYNSTCCQGNIQPGGSYYSRCCGMNSYNYRTQSCCGNQVYNTTTHTCCSSSQVLPGGSSYSCCGSHTYNRYNSTCCQGNIQPGGSYYYRCCGMNSYNYRNQSCCGNQVYNYNTHTCCSSSQVLPGGSSYFCCGSHTYYRYNSTCCQGNIQPGGSYYYRCCGMNSYNYRTQS; translated from the exons GCATATCATGTGGTTCACAAGCTCTCAACTCCAGCCATTCTGACGATGACTTGACCCAAGTAGACCCGGACCACCATGCTTGCTGTGGCGCCCAGCCCTACGACAACAGAACACACTTTTGCTGTGGAGGCACACTTAAAGAAAGCACATATGAAGGCTGTTGCGGAAATGAAACCTACAACCGAGGGTCACATATCTGTTGTGAAGGCCTAATCAAGCTCGGTGTAACTTGGTATCATGGTTGCTGTGGAGCTGAAGTCTTTGATTCTGAGACTCACATTTGTTGCAACGGTACCCTTCAGCCAAGGGGAGCCTATGACAGGTGCTGTGGAAACGAAACATACAGCTCCGCGACACACACGTGTTGTGAAGGCAAAGTGCATCCTGGCGGGCCGTATCAAGTTTGCTGTGGACCGGAGGTCTTCAATTACCGGATGAAATTATGTTGCAATGGCACGCttcacgaaaaaaaaaaaacacacaactatTGTTGCGGCAATAAAACCTAcaactacaacacacacacctgctgTGGAGGTACCCTCAAGACAGCTTCTGGACGATACCGTCTATGCTGTGGAACCGAGCTCTACAATTACATGACGGACACATGTTGTGATGGCGTTCTTTTCAAGAACGAAAGCTATGACAATTTCTGTTGTGGAAATTTGACCTTCAACTACCAAACGCACACCTGCTGCAGAGGGAAGATCCAACCAGGCGGCTCAAACTATGGTTGTTGTGGAACGCAGATCTACAACTACAGGACACAAAGATGTTGTGGAACCACAGTCTACAACTCAGCGACACACACTTGTTGCGGAGATAAGATCCACACAGGCGGTTATCAGAGCTGCTGTGGCACTGATAAGTACGATAGCACGTCATATCTCTGCTGCTATGGCGTACTTCGCGCAAGGGGAGCAAACAACTCTTGTTGCGGAACCCAGGGCTATAACAGCGCGACACACACCTGCTGTAAAACCAAAATCCTGTCAGGTGGAGCATACCGGTATTGCTGTGGAAATCAGGTGTATAACTACAACACGCAGCAATGCTGTGGCGACACGGTCCAACCAAAGACAACATATAGCAGCTGCTGTGGAAGGCAGACCTACAATCGCTTTACAAACACCTGTTGTGCTGGAAAAATCCAATCAGGTGGACAATATCAACACCTGTGTTGCTATGGAACGCTGCAAACCAAAGGGACAAACAACACTTGTTGTGGAACCAAAGGCTACGATACCATGACACACACGTGCTGCAACGGATTTGTCAAGCCTGGCGGATTTTATCATCGATGCTGTGGAACTGGGCTATACGACTCCACAACACAACTTTGCTGTGAGAGCACTCCTCGAGAGAAGGGAACGCATAACTCTTGTTGTTTGAATCAGACCTACAACTCCTACACACATACCTGTTGCAGCGGAAAAATCCTCCCAGGTGGGTCGTACCATCGCTGCTGCGGAAGTCGGGTGTATGATTCCAGAACACAACTTTGTTGTGCAGGCATAACGCGAGAAAAAGGGACCTACAGTAGCTGTTGTGGGAATCAGGCCTACAACCGTATCACACACAGCTGTTGCGCAGGTATCATTAAGTCAGGTGGAACCTCTTCTGGATGCTGTGGAACGGAGACCTATTCTTACAGCACACAAAGATGTTGTGGATATCAATCAGTCTACAATAGGACCACACACAATTGCTGCAATAACAAAATCCAGTCAGGAGGACCAAATCATGGTTGCTGTGCAACCGAAGTCTACGATTCCAGGTTACACCTATGTTGCTATGGCACTCTTCACCAAAGGGGAACAAACAACGGATGCTGTGGGACTCAGTCCTACAATACAACGACGCACACCTGTTGTAGAGGCGAAATCAAGCCCGGTGGTGGCTACCATTCCTGCTGCGGAACTGAAGTCTACGATTCCAGAACCAAACTGTGCTGCGGTGGTGCCATACAAAGCAGAGGAACTCACAATAGCTGCTGTGGAACGAAAACTTACACCTCTGCCACTCACACATGTTGCAACAGTAACATTGTTCCAGGTGGTTCGTACCATAGGTGCTGTGGAAACGGGACCTACAATTACAGGACACAAACGTGCTGTGCAGAAACAGCTCGTGACACTGTGGGATACAACGACAGATGTTGCGGAGCTGATATCTACAACTACAGAACACAAAGCTGCTGCATAACTCAGGTCTACAATGCAGCATCTCAAATCTGCTGTGGAGGCAAACTCCAGTCAGGTGGAACAAACCGTTACTGCTGTGGAATGAAAGCCTACAATTCCATAACACACCTATGCTGTAGTACCATGCTACGCGAAAAGGGAACAAACAACAGTTGTTGCGGAACTCAGTCCTACAATACAACAACACACCTGTGTTGCCGTTACATGCTACGAGAACGGGGGGCAAACAACAGTTGCTGTGGAACTAAGCCCTACAACAGAACGACACACACCTGTTGCGTCTCTGGCCAGGTCCTTCCAGGTGGGTCAAGCTACTCCTGCTGCGGAAGTCACACCTACTACAGGTATAATTCCACCTGTTGTCAAGGCAACATTCAGCCTGGGGGGTCGTATTATTCCCGTTGCTGTGGAATGAACTCCTACAACTACAGAACCCAGAGCTGCTGTGGCAACCAGGTgtacaacacaacaacacacacctgTTGCAGCTCTAGCCAGGTCCTTCCAGGTGGATCAAGCTACTCCTGCTGTGGAAGTCACACCTACAACAGATATAATTCCACCTGTTGTCAAGGCAACATCCAGCCTGGGGGATCGTATTATTATCGTTGCTGTGGAATGAACTCGTATAACTACAGAAACCAGAGCTGCTGTGGCAACCAGGT GTACAACTACAATACACACACCTGTTGCAGCTCTAGCCAGGTCCTTCCAGGTGGGTCAAGCTACTTCTGCTGCGGAAGTCACACCTACTACAGGTATAATTCCACCTGTTGTCAAGGCAACATTCAGCCTGGGGGATCGTATTATTATCGTTGCTGTGGAATGAACTCGTATAACTACAGAACCCAGAGCTGA
- the LOC138980327 gene encoding fibrillin-1-like isoform X1, which translates to MPGGKMFSLAALLCVILHVQHTQGISCGSQALNSSHSDDDLTQVDPDHHACCGAQPYDNRTHFCCGGTLKESTYEGCCGNETYNRGSHICCEGLIKLGVTWYHGCCGAEVFDSETHICCNGTLQPRGAYDRCCGNETYSSATHTCCEGKVHPGGPYQVCCGPEVFNYRMKLCCNGTLHEKKKTHNYCCGNKTYNYNTHTCCGGTLKTASGRYRLCCGTELYNYMTDTCCDGVLFKNESYDNFCCGNLTFNYQTHTCCRGKIQPGGSNYGCCGTQIYNYRTQRCCGTTVYNSATHTCCGDKIHTGGYQSCCGTDKYDSTSYLCCYGVLRARGANNSCCGTQGYNSATHTCCKTKILSGGAYRYCCGNQVYNYNTQQCCGDTVQPKTTYSSCCGRQTYNRFTNTCCAGKIQSGGQYQHLCCYGTLQTKGTNNTCCGTKGYDTMTHTCCNGFVKPGGFYHRCCGTGLYDSTTQLCCESTPREKGTHNSCCLNQTYNSYTHTCCSGKILPGGSYHRCCGSRVYDSRTQLCCAGITREKGTYSSCCGNQAYNRITHSCCAGIIKSGGTSSGCCGTETYSYSTQRCCGYQSVYNRTTHNCCNNKIQSGGPNHGCCATEVYDSRLHLCCYGTLHQRGTNNGCCGTQSYNTTTHTCCRGEIKPGGGYHSCCGTEVYDSRTKLCCGGAIQSRGTHNSCCGTKTYTSATHTCCNSNIVPGGSYHRCCGNGTYNYRTQTCCAETARDTVGYNDRCCGADIYNYRTQSCCITQVYNAASQICCGGKLQSGGTNRYCCGMKAYNSITHLCCSTMLREKGTNNSCCGTQSYNTTTHLCCRYMLRERGANNSCCGTKPYNRTTHTCCVSGQVLPGGSSYSCCGSHTYYRYNSTCCQGNIQPGGSYYSRCCGMNSYNYRTQSCCGNQVYNTTTHTCCSSSQVLPGGSSYSCCGSHTYNRYNSTCCQGNIQPGGSYYYRCCGMNSYNYRNQSCCGNQVLPGGSSYSCCGSLTYYRYNSTCCQGNIQPGGSYYSRCCGMNSYNYRTQSCCGTQVYNTTTHTCCGREVRSGGSYHRCCGSHSYNYNTHTCCSSSQVLPGGSSYFCCGSHTYYRYNSTCCQGNIQPGGSYYYRCCGMNSYNYRTQS; encoded by the coding sequence GCATATCATGTGGTTCACAAGCTCTCAACTCCAGCCATTCTGACGATGACTTGACCCAAGTAGACCCGGACCACCATGCTTGCTGTGGCGCCCAGCCCTACGACAACAGAACACACTTTTGCTGTGGAGGCACACTTAAAGAAAGCACATATGAAGGCTGTTGCGGAAATGAAACCTACAACCGAGGGTCACATATCTGTTGTGAAGGCCTAATCAAGCTCGGTGTAACTTGGTATCATGGTTGCTGTGGAGCTGAAGTCTTTGATTCTGAGACTCACATTTGTTGCAACGGTACCCTTCAGCCAAGGGGAGCCTATGACAGGTGCTGTGGAAACGAAACATACAGCTCCGCGACACACACGTGTTGTGAAGGCAAAGTGCATCCTGGCGGGCCGTATCAAGTTTGCTGTGGACCGGAGGTCTTCAATTACCGGATGAAATTATGTTGCAATGGCACGCttcacgaaaaaaaaaaaacacacaactatTGTTGCGGCAATAAAACCTAcaactacaacacacacacctgctgTGGAGGTACCCTCAAGACAGCTTCTGGACGATACCGTCTATGCTGTGGAACCGAGCTCTACAATTACATGACGGACACATGTTGTGATGGCGTTCTTTTCAAGAACGAAAGCTATGACAATTTCTGTTGTGGAAATTTGACCTTCAACTACCAAACGCACACCTGCTGCAGAGGGAAGATCCAACCAGGCGGCTCAAACTATGGTTGTTGTGGAACGCAGATCTACAACTACAGGACACAAAGATGTTGTGGAACCACAGTCTACAACTCAGCGACACACACTTGTTGCGGAGATAAGATCCACACAGGCGGTTATCAGAGCTGCTGTGGCACTGATAAGTACGATAGCACGTCATATCTCTGCTGCTATGGCGTACTTCGCGCAAGGGGAGCAAACAACTCTTGTTGCGGAACCCAGGGCTATAACAGCGCGACACACACCTGCTGTAAAACCAAAATCCTGTCAGGTGGAGCATACCGGTATTGCTGTGGAAATCAGGTGTATAACTACAACACGCAGCAATGCTGTGGCGACACGGTCCAACCAAAGACAACATATAGCAGCTGCTGTGGAAGGCAGACCTACAATCGCTTTACAAACACCTGTTGTGCTGGAAAAATCCAATCAGGTGGACAATATCAACACCTGTGTTGCTATGGAACGCTGCAAACCAAAGGGACAAACAACACTTGTTGTGGAACCAAAGGCTACGATACCATGACACACACGTGCTGCAACGGATTTGTCAAGCCTGGCGGATTTTATCATCGATGCTGTGGAACTGGGCTATACGACTCCACAACACAACTTTGCTGTGAGAGCACTCCTCGAGAGAAGGGAACGCATAACTCTTGTTGTTTGAATCAGACCTACAACTCCTACACACATACCTGTTGCAGCGGAAAAATCCTCCCAGGTGGGTCGTACCATCGCTGCTGCGGAAGTCGGGTGTATGATTCCAGAACACAACTTTGTTGTGCAGGCATAACGCGAGAAAAAGGGACCTACAGTAGCTGTTGTGGGAATCAGGCCTACAACCGTATCACACACAGCTGTTGCGCAGGTATCATTAAGTCAGGTGGAACCTCTTCTGGATGCTGTGGAACGGAGACCTATTCTTACAGCACACAAAGATGTTGTGGATATCAATCAGTCTACAATAGGACCACACACAATTGCTGCAATAACAAAATCCAGTCAGGAGGACCAAATCATGGTTGCTGTGCAACCGAAGTCTACGATTCCAGGTTACACCTATGTTGCTATGGCACTCTTCACCAAAGGGGAACAAACAACGGATGCTGTGGGACTCAGTCCTACAATACAACGACGCACACCTGTTGTAGAGGCGAAATCAAGCCCGGTGGTGGCTACCATTCCTGCTGCGGAACTGAAGTCTACGATTCCAGAACCAAACTGTGCTGCGGTGGTGCCATACAAAGCAGAGGAACTCACAATAGCTGCTGTGGAACGAAAACTTACACCTCTGCCACTCACACATGTTGCAACAGTAACATTGTTCCAGGTGGTTCGTACCATAGGTGCTGTGGAAACGGGACCTACAATTACAGGACACAAACGTGCTGTGCAGAAACAGCTCGTGACACTGTGGGATACAACGACAGATGTTGCGGAGCTGATATCTACAACTACAGAACACAAAGCTGCTGCATAACTCAGGTCTACAATGCAGCATCTCAAATCTGCTGTGGAGGCAAACTCCAGTCAGGTGGAACAAACCGTTACTGCTGTGGAATGAAAGCCTACAATTCCATAACACACCTATGCTGTAGTACCATGCTACGCGAAAAGGGAACAAACAACAGTTGTTGCGGAACTCAGTCCTACAATACAACAACACACCTGTGTTGCCGTTACATGCTACGAGAACGGGGGGCAAACAACAGTTGCTGTGGAACTAAGCCCTACAACAGAACGACACACACCTGTTGCGTCTCTGGCCAGGTCCTTCCAGGTGGGTCAAGCTACTCCTGCTGCGGAAGTCACACCTACTACAGGTATAATTCCACCTGTTGTCAAGGCAACATTCAGCCTGGGGGGTCGTATTATTCCCGTTGCTGTGGAATGAACTCCTACAACTACAGAACCCAGAGCTGCTGTGGCAACCAGGTgtacaacacaacaacacacacctgTTGCAGCTCTAGCCAGGTCCTTCCAGGTGGATCAAGCTACTCCTGCTGTGGAAGTCACACCTACAACAGATATAATTCCACCTGTTGTCAAGGCAACATCCAGCCTGGGGGATCGTATTATTATCGTTGCTGTGGAATGAACTCGTATAACTACAGAAACCAGAGCTGCTGTGGCAACCAGGTCCTTCCAGGTGGATCAAGCTACTCCTGCTGTGGAAGTCTCACCTACTACAGGTATAATTCCACCTGTTGTCAAGGCAACATTCAGCCAGGGGGGTCGTATTATTCTCGTTGCTGTGGAATGAACTCTTATAACTACAGAACCCAGAGCTGCTGTGGAACACAGGTgtacaacacaacaacacacacctgTTGTGGGAGAGAAGTTCGCTCAGGTGGATCGTATCACAGATGCTGCGGAAGTCACTCGTACAACTACAATACACACACCTGTTGCAGCTCTAGCCAGGTCCTTCCAGGTGGGTCAAGCTACTTCTGCTGCGGAAGTCACACCTACTACAGGTATAATTCCACCTGTTGTCAAGGCAACATTCAGCCTGGGGGATCGTATTATTATCGTTGCTGTGGAATGAACTCGTATAACTACAGAACCCAGAGCTGA